The Ornithodoros turicata isolate Travis chromosome 7, ASM3712646v1, whole genome shotgun sequence genome includes a region encoding these proteins:
- the LOC135400289 gene encoding E3 ubiquitin-protein ligase MARCHF3-like has translation MPEGGRLQLADNSEQWPSQGETPRGQEYVPTCRFCLNNDNQKDMIMPCNCKGNLSHAHAKCVAVEIYQNRKPACHICMYHYNLRRDQRKTVVDWLVDKDNRMDHIICAASIPFALTMVMVLTFAWLEALSIVSNIYWFFSIPVILLLLVQTCTWMGFFIYSLWLYHKAYLQWRDEEPPIGF, from the exons ATGCCGGAAGGAGGACGTCTTCAATTGGCGGACAACAGCGAACAATGGCCTTCGCAAGGAGAAACACCGCGAGGCCAGGAGTATGTCCCCACATGCCGATTTTGTCTGAATAACGACAACCAGAAGGATATGATAATGCCCTGCAATTGCAAAG GAAATTTGAGCCATGCTCACGCAAAGTGCGTTGCAGTCGAGATATACCAAAACCGGAAGCCAGCCTGCCACATCTGCATGTATCACTACAACTTGAGAAGGGACCAAAGGAAG ACAGTAGTCGACTGGCTTGTGGACAAAGACAACCGTATGGACCATATAATCTGCGCGGCTAGCATACCCTTCGCGCTCACTATGGTTATGGTGCTGACATTCGCCTGGCTAGAAGCTCTCTCCATCGTGTCCAATATCTACTGGTTCTTCAGCATCCCCGTCATTCTCCTGCTTCTCGTGCAGACATGCACCTGGATGGGCTTCTTCATCTATAGCCTATG GTTGTACCACAAGGCCTACCTGCAGTGGAGGGACGAGGAGCCGCCTATAGGATTCTAG
- the LOC135400288 gene encoding uncharacterized protein LOC135400288 isoform X2 — protein MGPPFVCYCFIALSIWCYGVATNGTTQPSTSTSLPGIYEVEDVIEHSNTSCRDCDQVKLHPPKSEMRQTGGTARFRCVVPLQGEISAGLRWTHNGRKVTKNSKYDVRLYVWKQGLFTQLKIRNVTIHDKGEVALHVPPYNRTFRANLTVVDPVEATVGEPCFSQRNCVDNNTYCLMPGRVLNGTCICRRKTPVYIRERSGCFPAAQGRDTCFHSEQCRFFVLGSQCINNQCLCPGNTVVAFGACLPALALGSPCSDALGRCSAFMSYCDSSGTCACLPDAREKKGTCHIRRGVGGVSDWRTWLCYTLAIIAISGVLGHAYYHRGAIANYCKHRLSSR, from the exons ATGGGGCCTCCGTTCGTTTGCTACTGC TTCATAGCCCTGTCCATCTGGTGTTACGGCGTTGCTACAAACGGCACTACACAGCCGTCAACCTCTACAAGCCTTCCAGGTATTTATGAGGTTGAGGACGTCATCGAACACTCTAACACGTCCTGCAGAGACTGCGA CCAAGTGAAGCTCCATCCGCCCAAGAGTGAGATGAGACAGACTGGTGGAACTGCACGGTTCCGATGCGTTGTTCCGCTGCAGGGTGAAATATCTGCCGGTCTCCGATGGACACATAACGGACGTAAAGTCACGAAGAACTCAAAGTATGACGTGCGATTGTACGTCTGGAAGCAGGGGCTTTTTACGCAGCTCAAGATCAGAAATGTCACCATCCATGACAAGGGAGAAGTCGCTCTTCACGTGCCTCCTTACAACCGAACATTCCGGGCCAATTTAACGGTGGTTG atccaGTTGAAGCTACCGTTGGAGAGCCCTGCTTTTCACAGCGCAACTGCGTGGATAACAACACTTACTGCTTAATGCCCGGGCGGGTGCTTAATGGGACATGCATATGCCGACGAAAGACTCCAGTTTACATTCGAGAACGTTCTGGATGCTTTCCAG CTGCACAGGGCCGGGATACCTGCTTCCATTCCGAACAGTGCCGTTTCTTTGTGCTGGGATCTCAATGCATTAACAACCAGTGCCTGTGCCCTGGCAACACCGTCGTTGCTTTCGGAGCGTGTCTTCCAG CCCTTGCACTTGGAAGTCCGTGCAGTGACGCTCTTGGCCGCTGCAGTGCGTTCATGTCCTACTGCGACAGCTCGGGAACCTGTGCGTGCCTCCCTGACGCACGCGAGAAAAAGGGAACCTGTCACATACGCCGTG GTGTCGGCGGCGTCTCTGACTGGAGGACATGGTTGTGCTACACTTTGGCCATCATTGCCATTTCCGGCGTGCTCGGACATGCGTACTATCACAGAGGTGCGATAGCGAATTACTGCAAGCATCGATTATCATCCAGATGA
- the LOC135400288 gene encoding uncharacterized protein LOC135400288 isoform X1, producing MGPPFVCYCFIALSIWCYGVATNGTTQPSTSTSLPGIYEVEDVIEHSNTSCRDCDSQVKLHPPKSEMRQTGGTARFRCVVPLQGEISAGLRWTHNGRKVTKNSKYDVRLYVWKQGLFTQLKIRNVTIHDKGEVALHVPPYNRTFRANLTVVDPVEATVGEPCFSQRNCVDNNTYCLMPGRVLNGTCICRRKTPVYIRERSGCFPAAQGRDTCFHSEQCRFFVLGSQCINNQCLCPGNTVVAFGACLPALALGSPCSDALGRCSAFMSYCDSSGTCACLPDAREKKGTCHIRRGVGGVSDWRTWLCYTLAIIAISGVLGHAYYHRGAIANYCKHRLSSR from the exons ATGGGGCCTCCGTTCGTTTGCTACTGC TTCATAGCCCTGTCCATCTGGTGTTACGGCGTTGCTACAAACGGCACTACACAGCCGTCAACCTCTACAAGCCTTCCAGGTATTTATGAGGTTGAGGACGTCATCGAACACTCTAACACGTCCTGCAGAGACTGCGA CAGCCAAGTGAAGCTCCATCCGCCCAAGAGTGAGATGAGACAGACTGGTGGAACTGCACGGTTCCGATGCGTTGTTCCGCTGCAGGGTGAAATATCTGCCGGTCTCCGATGGACACATAACGGACGTAAAGTCACGAAGAACTCAAAGTATGACGTGCGATTGTACGTCTGGAAGCAGGGGCTTTTTACGCAGCTCAAGATCAGAAATGTCACCATCCATGACAAGGGAGAAGTCGCTCTTCACGTGCCTCCTTACAACCGAACATTCCGGGCCAATTTAACGGTGGTTG atccaGTTGAAGCTACCGTTGGAGAGCCCTGCTTTTCACAGCGCAACTGCGTGGATAACAACACTTACTGCTTAATGCCCGGGCGGGTGCTTAATGGGACATGCATATGCCGACGAAAGACTCCAGTTTACATTCGAGAACGTTCTGGATGCTTTCCAG CTGCACAGGGCCGGGATACCTGCTTCCATTCCGAACAGTGCCGTTTCTTTGTGCTGGGATCTCAATGCATTAACAACCAGTGCCTGTGCCCTGGCAACACCGTCGTTGCTTTCGGAGCGTGTCTTCCAG CCCTTGCACTTGGAAGTCCGTGCAGTGACGCTCTTGGCCGCTGCAGTGCGTTCATGTCCTACTGCGACAGCTCGGGAACCTGTGCGTGCCTCCCTGACGCACGCGAGAAAAAGGGAACCTGTCACATACGCCGTG GTGTCGGCGGCGTCTCTGACTGGAGGACATGGTTGTGCTACACTTTGGCCATCATTGCCATTTCCGGCGTGCTCGGACATGCGTACTATCACAGAGGTGCGATAGCGAATTACTGCAAGCATCGATTATCATCCAGATGA
- the LOC135400288 gene encoding uncharacterized protein LOC135400288 isoform X3 codes for MGPPFVCYCFIALSIWCYGVATNGTTQPSTSTSLPGIYEVEDVIEHSNTSCRDCDSQVKLHPPKSEMRQTGGTARFRCVVPLQGEISAGLRWTHNGRKVTKNSKYDVRLYVWKQGLFTQLKIRNVTIHDKGEVALHVPPYNRTFRANLTVVDPVEATVGEPCFSQRNCVDNNTYCLMPGRVLNGTCICRRKTPVYIRERSGCFPAAQGRDTCFHSEQCRFFVLGSQCINNQCLCPGNTVVAFGACLPALALGSPCSDALGRCSAFMSYCDSSGTCACLPDAREKKGTCHIRRGVGGVSDWRTWLCYTLAIIAISGVLGHAYYHREHASNRGGV; via the exons ATGGGGCCTCCGTTCGTTTGCTACTGC TTCATAGCCCTGTCCATCTGGTGTTACGGCGTTGCTACAAACGGCACTACACAGCCGTCAACCTCTACAAGCCTTCCAGGTATTTATGAGGTTGAGGACGTCATCGAACACTCTAACACGTCCTGCAGAGACTGCGA CAGCCAAGTGAAGCTCCATCCGCCCAAGAGTGAGATGAGACAGACTGGTGGAACTGCACGGTTCCGATGCGTTGTTCCGCTGCAGGGTGAAATATCTGCCGGTCTCCGATGGACACATAACGGACGTAAAGTCACGAAGAACTCAAAGTATGACGTGCGATTGTACGTCTGGAAGCAGGGGCTTTTTACGCAGCTCAAGATCAGAAATGTCACCATCCATGACAAGGGAGAAGTCGCTCTTCACGTGCCTCCTTACAACCGAACATTCCGGGCCAATTTAACGGTGGTTG atccaGTTGAAGCTACCGTTGGAGAGCCCTGCTTTTCACAGCGCAACTGCGTGGATAACAACACTTACTGCTTAATGCCCGGGCGGGTGCTTAATGGGACATGCATATGCCGACGAAAGACTCCAGTTTACATTCGAGAACGTTCTGGATGCTTTCCAG CTGCACAGGGCCGGGATACCTGCTTCCATTCCGAACAGTGCCGTTTCTTTGTGCTGGGATCTCAATGCATTAACAACCAGTGCCTGTGCCCTGGCAACACCGTCGTTGCTTTCGGAGCGTGTCTTCCAG CCCTTGCACTTGGAAGTCCGTGCAGTGACGCTCTTGGCCGCTGCAGTGCGTTCATGTCCTACTGCGACAGCTCGGGAACCTGTGCGTGCCTCCCTGACGCACGCGAGAAAAAGGGAACCTGTCACATACGCCGTG GTGTCGGCGGCGTCTCTGACTGGAGGACATGGTTGTGCTACACTTTGGCCATCATTGCCATTTCCGGCGTGCTCGGACATGCGTACTATCACAGAG